One part of the Phycisphaerae bacterium genome encodes these proteins:
- a CDS encoding polysaccharide biosynthesis/export family protein: MPVASLLAGCNSIRNGWLDPTIVGSFERSTTTEIRHSLTLEDAAQAVPGSEYPSPQDLEVHAIEYAISGGDLLYIEIDELRDRLTPYREPQISVSATGIINLPVLGRIQAAGLTVTELEDEISRLLVEKNILVEPDVIVRAVYLQESTYSIFGVGVSAANDAPLRAGTFPILRPDLRLLDAINQVGGLNEFVTDVYVFRHDNEWSREATHENGEQETAPDPEFGVSPGDQEESYETPPDAETADKTIQPPHDERSDLIDLVEGAEEAPPEPEEPEPNDDLLRAVDEDAADPFLYVDGEWIANPEYEGPVPGAAPLTEDRGTFDLSTSSAKWARIAGESAQRILRIPAEALRTGEPSANIYVRAGDVIRIVSGEIGVYYVMGQVNRVGPFAFNAEQITLKAAIAAAGGLSPLAWPDRCTVYRRIGQREQMIQVNLDRIFAGKDPDFVIRRGDIINVGTHPFAPFLQRIRALTLPSITSNVGYSFTYSRNFADIDSFEPRINPDNLPSAWETILQP; encoded by the coding sequence TTGCCCGTTGCCTCGCTTCTGGCCGGTTGCAACTCCATCCGCAACGGCTGGCTCGATCCCACCATCGTCGGCAGCTTCGAACGCTCCACCACGACGGAGATCCGCCACTCGCTCACGCTCGAGGACGCAGCCCAGGCCGTACCCGGCTCGGAGTACCCCTCGCCGCAGGATCTCGAGGTTCATGCCATCGAGTACGCCATCTCCGGCGGCGACCTGCTCTACATCGAGATCGACGAACTCCGCGATCGCCTGACGCCCTACCGTGAGCCGCAGATCAGTGTCTCCGCGACGGGCATAATCAACCTGCCCGTTCTCGGGCGGATCCAGGCGGCCGGTCTCACCGTCACCGAGCTGGAGGACGAGATCAGCCGGCTGCTCGTGGAGAAGAACATCCTTGTAGAACCCGATGTGATTGTTCGCGCCGTCTATCTCCAGGAATCGACGTATTCCATCTTCGGCGTAGGGGTCAGCGCTGCGAACGACGCCCCGCTGCGCGCGGGCACGTTCCCGATACTGCGGCCGGACCTCCGCCTGCTCGACGCCATCAACCAGGTCGGCGGTCTCAACGAGTTCGTCACCGATGTGTATGTCTTTCGCCACGACAACGAATGGAGCCGCGAAGCGACGCACGAGAACGGCGAGCAAGAGACCGCACCGGATCCGGAATTCGGCGTGTCGCCCGGCGATCAAGAAGAGTCTTACGAAACGCCACCGGATGCTGAAACGGCGGATAAGACGATCCAGCCTCCGCATGACGAACGGTCCGACCTGATCGATCTTGTGGAAGGTGCCGAAGAAGCTCCGCCCGAGCCGGAAGAACCTGAACCAAACGATGATCTTCTCCGGGCCGTCGACGAGGACGCCGCCGATCCCTTCCTGTACGTGGACGGTGAGTGGATCGCCAATCCCGAATACGAGGGCCCGGTTCCGGGCGCGGCGCCGCTTACCGAGGACCGCGGCACGTTCGATCTTTCCACTTCGAGCGCCAAGTGGGCGCGCATCGCGGGCGAGTCCGCCCAGCGCATTCTGCGCATCCCGGCCGAGGCGCTGCGCACCGGCGAGCCTTCCGCGAACATCTACGTCCGCGCCGGCGACGTGATCCGCATCGTCAGCGGTGAAATCGGGGTCTATTATGTGATGGGCCAGGTGAACCGCGTGGGTCCGTTCGCCTTCAACGCCGAGCAGATCACGCTGAAGGCCGCCATCGCCGCCGCCGGCGGATTATCTCCGTTGGCTTGGCCCGATCGCTGCACGGTCTATCGCCGCATCGGCCAGCGCGAGCAGATGATCCAGGTCAACCTCGACCGCATCTTCGCCGGAAAGGACCCGGATTTCGTGATCCGCCGGGGGGACATCATCAACGTCGGCACGCACCCGTTCGCCCCGTTCCTCCAGCGGATCCGGGCGCTCACGCTGCCGAGCATTACCTCCAACGTCGGCTACAGCTTCACTTACAGCCGCAACTTCGCCGACATCGACTCGTTCGAGCCGCGGATCAACCCGGACAACCTGCCCAGCGCTTGGGAAACCATCCTGCAACCCTAG